Proteins encoded in a region of the Drosophila busckii strain San Diego stock center, stock number 13000-0081.31 chromosome 2L, ASM1175060v1, whole genome shotgun sequence genome:
- the LOC117135056 gene encoding uncharacterized protein LOC117135056 isoform X2 encodes MYILKKHMNRLIDINEYAAQQQQEYLDLNRNQLLLKELVSRRGLPVLDNIPSGLQRTKEILSGIRDPPSKIASILDTVRGAFDRVNPQSELLTVEQCKRALLLLGYAQSLVNLDNLNKIIINQRESLKLLQKANDATAANLQHELIDFDLFCVISAYLSVLQQEIHESGCISPIKGTNVPPPQVYFTNAPDVDIYYTASKNISRTSSNASVPSNSSSSGIGHELERQQLFEQLSRNRDSGTSSPQPTLETKAAAPTTTTTNTTTEEEESDSNDSVFSSSSSIASAGDALCCSGLDLRDVYLGGSCVLRTKWRQQLATPYLQAKGVSFHVPALHESIQQSLNQEPQRPAEQQQQRSFVRTRRKCRGNQLQLEEQEELHVAEESLSWSLPPMAVRHSLYNPALLDSSRVLLFVITNETRSLAPMTLAAHCIGLMYNVVLAVQMLPEDCELGGEKLTTAAIKDYNRGRSYLIDLAKRQGVPVFNDIQAALECTVAKVQAYNNREHC; translated from the exons atgtatatacttaaAAAGCATATGAATCGTTTGATTGatataaatgaatatgcagcccagcagcagca aGAATACCTCGATTTGAATCGCAATCAATTGCTACTTAAGGAGCTGGTCTCCCGTCGCGGTCTGCCAGTGTTGGATAACATACCCTCGGGTCTGCAGCGTACCAAGGAAATTTTATCCGGCATACGTGATCCACCGTCCAAAATAGCTTCTATATTAGA CACTGTACGCGGCGCTTTTGATCGCGTCAATCCCCAAAGCGAATTACTTACTGTGGAACAGTGCAAACGTGCTCTCTTACTTTTAGGCTATGCTCAGAGTTTAGTTAATTTAGATAATCTAAACAAGATAATAATCAATCAACGCGAAtcattaaagctgctgcaaaaagcaaatgatgCCACAGCTGCCAACTTGCAGCACGAGCTCATCGATTTTGATTTATTCTGCGTCATCTCGGCGTATCTGTCGGTGCTGCAACAGGAAATACACGAAAGCGGCTGCATATCGCCCATTAAAGGCACCAATGTGCCACCGCCGCAGGTTTACTTTACAAATG CGCCTGATGTGGACATTTATTATACAGCCAGCAAGAATATTTCACGCACTTCGAGCAACGCCAGCGTGCCCtcgaatagcagcagcagcggcattggACATGAGCTggagcgccagcagctgttcGAGCAGCTCAGTCGCAATCGGGACAGCGGCACTTCATCGCCACAGCCTACGCTAG AAACTAAAGCAGCCGctcccaccaccaccaccaccaacaccaccaccgAGGAGGAGGAAAGCGACTCAAATGATTCAgttttcagcagcagcagcagcatagccAGCGCTGGTGACGCCTTATGCTGCTCTGGACTGGATCTACGTGATGTCTATTTAGGCGGCAGCTGCGTGCTGCGCACCAAATGGCGTCAGCAGCTAGCCACGCCCTATCTGCAAGCCAAGGGCGTTAGTTTTCATGTGCCCGCCTTGCATGAGAGCATACAGCAGTCGCTTAACCAGGAGCCACAGCGTCcagcggagcagcagcagcaacgttcgTTTGTGCGCACGCGTCGCAAGTGTCGCGgcaatcagctgcagctggaggagcAGGAGGAACTGCATGTGGCTGAGGAGTCGCTGAGCTGGTCACTGCCACCCATGGCCGTGCGCCATAGCTTATACAATCCAGCGCTGCTTGACTCCAGTCGTGTGCTGCTCTTTGTCATCACCAATGAAACGCGTTCGTTGGCGCCCATGACGCTCGCTGCTCATTGCATTGGACTCATGTACAATGTTGTGCTGGCAGTGCAAATGCTGCCCGAAGACTGTGAGCTGGGCGGAGAGAAG CTCACCACAGCTGCCATTAAGGATTACAATCGCGGACGCTCGTATCTCATCGATCTGGCCAAGCGTCAGGGTGTGCCTGTCTTCAATGATATCCAAGCTGCCTTGGAGTGCACTGTGGCCAAAGTGCAGGCGTATAATAATCGCGAACATTGCTAA
- the LOC117135056 gene encoding uncharacterized protein LOC117135056 isoform X1 — protein MYILKKHMNRLIDINEYAAQQQQEYLDLNRNQLLLKELVSRRGLPVLDNIPSGLQRTKEILSGIRDPPSKIASILDTVRGAFDRVNPQSELLTVEQCKRALLLLGYAQSLVNLDNLNKIIINQRESLKLLQKANDATAANLQHELIDFDLFCVISAYLSVLQQEIHESGCISPIKGTNVPPPQVYFTNAPDVDIYYTASKNISRTSSNASVPSNSSSSGIGHELERQQLFEQLSRNRDSGTSSPQPTLGKKQQPQILVNVESIETTEIITTKTIETKAAAPTTTTTNTTTEEEESDSNDSVFSSSSSIASAGDALCCSGLDLRDVYLGGSCVLRTKWRQQLATPYLQAKGVSFHVPALHESIQQSLNQEPQRPAEQQQQRSFVRTRRKCRGNQLQLEEQEELHVAEESLSWSLPPMAVRHSLYNPALLDSSRVLLFVITNETRSLAPMTLAAHCIGLMYNVVLAVQMLPEDCELGGEKLTTAAIKDYNRGRSYLIDLAKRQGVPVFNDIQAALECTVAKVQAYNNREHC, from the exons atgtatatacttaaAAAGCATATGAATCGTTTGATTGatataaatgaatatgcagcccagcagcagca aGAATACCTCGATTTGAATCGCAATCAATTGCTACTTAAGGAGCTGGTCTCCCGTCGCGGTCTGCCAGTGTTGGATAACATACCCTCGGGTCTGCAGCGTACCAAGGAAATTTTATCCGGCATACGTGATCCACCGTCCAAAATAGCTTCTATATTAGA CACTGTACGCGGCGCTTTTGATCGCGTCAATCCCCAAAGCGAATTACTTACTGTGGAACAGTGCAAACGTGCTCTCTTACTTTTAGGCTATGCTCAGAGTTTAGTTAATTTAGATAATCTAAACAAGATAATAATCAATCAACGCGAAtcattaaagctgctgcaaaaagcaaatgatgCCACAGCTGCCAACTTGCAGCACGAGCTCATCGATTTTGATTTATTCTGCGTCATCTCGGCGTATCTGTCGGTGCTGCAACAGGAAATACACGAAAGCGGCTGCATATCGCCCATTAAAGGCACCAATGTGCCACCGCCGCAGGTTTACTTTACAAATG CGCCTGATGTGGACATTTATTATACAGCCAGCAAGAATATTTCACGCACTTCGAGCAACGCCAGCGTGCCCtcgaatagcagcagcagcggcattggACATGAGCTggagcgccagcagctgttcGAGCAGCTCAGTCGCAATCGGGACAGCGGCACTTCATCGCCACAGCCTACGCTAGgtaaaaagcaacagccacagatTTTGGTGAATGTCGAATCGATTGAAACAACCGAAATAATCACCACAAAAACAATAGAAACTAAAGCAGCCGctcccaccaccaccaccaccaacaccaccaccgAGGAGGAGGAAAGCGACTCAAATGATTCAgttttcagcagcagcagcagcatagccAGCGCTGGTGACGCCTTATGCTGCTCTGGACTGGATCTACGTGATGTCTATTTAGGCGGCAGCTGCGTGCTGCGCACCAAATGGCGTCAGCAGCTAGCCACGCCCTATCTGCAAGCCAAGGGCGTTAGTTTTCATGTGCCCGCCTTGCATGAGAGCATACAGCAGTCGCTTAACCAGGAGCCACAGCGTCcagcggagcagcagcagcaacgttcgTTTGTGCGCACGCGTCGCAAGTGTCGCGgcaatcagctgcagctggaggagcAGGAGGAACTGCATGTGGCTGAGGAGTCGCTGAGCTGGTCACTGCCACCCATGGCCGTGCGCCATAGCTTATACAATCCAGCGCTGCTTGACTCCAGTCGTGTGCTGCTCTTTGTCATCACCAATGAAACGCGTTCGTTGGCGCCCATGACGCTCGCTGCTCATTGCATTGGACTCATGTACAATGTTGTGCTGGCAGTGCAAATGCTGCCCGAAGACTGTGAGCTGGGCGGAGAGAAG CTCACCACAGCTGCCATTAAGGATTACAATCGCGGACGCTCGTATCTCATCGATCTGGCCAAGCGTCAGGGTGTGCCTGTCTTCAATGATATCCAAGCTGCCTTGGAGTGCACTGTGGCCAAAGTGCAGGCGTATAATAATCGCGAACATTGCTAA